Genomic window (Candidatus Latescibacterota bacterium):
AATGATAGTTATTCCAAGAAGCGGGACCCTTTGGATCAACATTTCTTTCCATCTACCGTTCCGCGACTCAATAAGGAAAGCCGACGATATGGTGACCATAAGAAAAGCATGCAGAATTATATGCCCTATATGAGTCGAAACGGCACAAAATGAAGAGGCGGCAGCAGCAATAAGCATCCACCGTTTACCTGTATCGAGATACAAGATAATATACGCCAGAAAAAGTAATCCAAAGATCTTCCCGAAAAGGAACGAATAGGCCGTATAAACGAGGTTGAGCCTGGACAGGCCTCCCATAAAAATAAAAATCGTAATAAATACAGCCAGCAGCCCTGTCGATCCATCGCCAAAGATTCTTACAGCCACATAGAAAACCACGAGGAGCATAAATATAGCCCCTATGACCGAGATCAGAGGCCAGACGGGTATGGGATCAGTCCTTCCCGAGGCCAGATTAATCGAGGCCCAGAGTCCGTGAGACAATCCCTTTCTCAAGTCTTTCGTAAGGATTCCACCAACACTATAGAGATTGACTTCGGGAAAAGTCTCGCCGGATGACGCCACTGTCCGCATGTACGCAAGATGATCGGGAGAATCCGATGTTAGGCTTAGGGGGTCGTCCGAATACAAAACGAGAATAGATGAAAAAACTATCAAGCAAGTCAGGATTATAATGATACTGGACGTGACAGTAATTCTATCATTTTCCGTCTCTGCCCCCCTGTTTCCATGATCTCGACTAAATAGAGAGTTTACTATCAGGAATATTATAGCTAGGACGGGAGAGATAGAAGCTGCCAGAACGATTCCAGCCTTAGCTAGAGCCAGCAGAAAAAGAACCAGAAATATCTGAGTGCTGCCACAGAGAAAGGAATAGATTACCCTCTCCAACCGACCACTTTCTCTGAACACAAGCCTTGAAAGAGAAAAACCTGGAACAAGTACCATGCTGAAATAAAAAAAAGTGAATAGACTTCGATGAAGTGGTATATGGTCAGCCACCAGAAGAAGCACGAAATGAATGATCGTACTTCCAATGATAAACCAGTCTGCAGGACCGATCCATCTCTGCCGTACTCCGGTATTTCCTGACGCATCGCTATTCATCCGGTTTTCAGCTCTGTTCTCCCCGCAAGGGGTATCTGTTCGAGTTCGAGGTAGATCCCGGACATAGTGTAAACTTTTCGCCTGACCTCAGCGATTAATCGGATGATATCGTCAGCAGTCGCATTCTCTGAGTTTACAATAAAGTTAGCATGCCGCTCACTGACGACAGCTCCCCCGATCCTGAGCCCCTTGCATCCGGCTTTCTCTATGAGCCTGCCTGCATAGTCTCCCGGTGGTCGTTTGAACACGCTTCCGGCATTAGCCTCGTCGAGAGGAAATTTTCTCATCCTCTCACGAAGGATACTATCGATATTTCTTCCAAGTTCCAGCGGGTCTCCCTTACTCAGGCTCATCCGGGCGCTGAGAATCAACCAGTCGGTCTGCTTGAACATGCTCCGCCGGTATCCAAGAGACATATCTCTCTTCTCGATCTTATACCTGCGTCCTGCAGGTGTGATCACATCGACGCTGACCAGGACACACGACATGTCGCCTTCGTTGGTTCCTGCATTCATCATGACTGCTCCACCGACAGTGCCGGGGATACCGGCAACTGGCTCAAGACCACTCAACCCTTCCCCCGCTGTGTGTTTAGCCAGATCTATGAGATTAACTCCTGCTTCGACTTCTATGACTCCTTCGCCAAGATTCCTTATCCCGGCAGATGGATTCTTCATCTTGAGTACAATTCCCTCCATACCATCGTCTGGGGCAATCACGTTGGACCCCCAACCGATCATTGTCAGCGGGATCTCTTTCTCATATGCGTACAAATAGACTTGAGCAGCTTCCTCGCTGTTCTCCGGGCATACGAGGATATCGGCCTCTCCACCCACCTTGTAGGTAGTGTGCCTGGAAAGAGGTTCTGAGATGAGGACCTCACCACTGATAATTCCAGACAGGTCTGCTGCGGTTTTTTTTATCAAATGGATCCTTTCAGGGGAATCTAGCTTTTTCTTTTTATATGAGCACCGAGCCTGGAAAATTTCCTTTCGATCCTCTCATATCCCCTGTCGATCTGATAGATATTGTCTACTATAGTTTTTCCGCTCGAAATAAACC
Coding sequences:
- the murB gene encoding UDP-N-acetylmuramate dehydrogenase, encoding MIKKTAADLSGIISGEVLISEPLSRHTTYKVGGEADILVCPENSEEAAQVYLYAYEKEIPLTMIGWGSNVIAPDDGMEGIVLKMKNPSAGIRNLGEGVIEVEAGVNLIDLAKHTAGEGLSGLEPVAGIPGTVGGAVMMNAGTNEGDMSCVLVSVDVITPAGRRYKIEKRDMSLGYRRSMFKQTDWLILSARMSLSKGDPLELGRNIDSILRERMRKFPLDEANAGSVFKRPPGDYAGRLIEKAGCKGLRIGGAVVSERHANFIVNSENATADDIIRLIAEVRRKVYTMSGIYLELEQIPLAGRTELKTG